The genomic segment TGAAAAACTCGCGCCCATTCACCAGCAAGTTTTGCTGCACGGCTCAGGACTCGAAGAAATCAAGTTCAGCTACGTGATGGAGTCCGGTGCCTCGCAGGGCAAAAAGGTCAGCAAAAAGCACCCGTTTGAAGGGATCATCCCCAACATGACGCGCCGTTACCGCGAGACCGACTCGGCCGTGGTGCGCGAAGACCTGGCACGCTACCGCAACATGCAGGCCTGCACCGATTGCCAAGGCACGCGTCTGCGGCGCGAAGCCCGCCATGTGCGCATTGGCGAGGGTGCGCAAGCCCGCGCCATTTACGAGATCAGCCACATCACCCTGGGCGAGTCGCAGCAGTATTTTCAAAGCTTGAAGATGCACGGCGCCAAGGCCGAAATCGCCGACAAAGTGGTGCGCGAAATCGCGCTGCGCCTGAAGTTTTTGAACGATGTGGGTTTGAATTATTTGAGCCTGGACCGCAGCGCCGACACCCTCTCGGGCGGCGAGTCGCAACGCATCCGCCTGGCCAGCCAGATCGGCTCGGGCCTGACGGGTGTGATGTACGTGCTGGACGAGCCCAGCATCGGCTTGCACCAGCGCGACAACGACCGCCTGATCGGCACGCTGCAACACCTGCGCGACATCGGCAACAGCGTGCTGGTGGTCGAGCACGACGAAGACATGATCCGCGTGGCCGACCACGTCATCGACATGGGGCCGGGTGCGGGCGTGCACGGGGGGCGCGTGATGGCGCAAGGCACTTGCGCCGACATCCTGGCCGCCCCCGACTCGGTCACCGGCCAGTACATGTCGGGCCGCAAAAAAATCGACATCCCCAAACGCCACAAAGCGGGCAAGGATTTCATCGAGATCGTGGGCGCGTCGGGCAACAACCTGAAAAGCGTGAATGTGAAATTCCCAGTGGGCCTCCTGACCTGCGTGACCGGCGTGTCCGGCTCGGGCAAATCCACCTTGGTGAACGACACGCTCTACACCGCAGCAGCCCACCAGATTCACCGTGCGCACGATGAAGCTGCTGCCCACGAAGAGATCAAAGGGCTGGAGCACTTCGACAAAGTCATCAACGTCGACCAGTCGCCCATTGGCCGCACGCCGCGCAGCAACCCCGCCACTTACACCGGCCTGTTCACCCACATCCGCGAGCTGATGGCCGAGGTGCCTGCCGCACGCGAGCGTGGCTACGGCCCGGGGCGCTTTTCCTTCAACGTGACCGGCGGCCGCTGCGAAGCCTGCCAGGGCGACGGCATGGTGAAGGTGGAGATGCACTTTTTGCCCGACGTCTACGTGCCTTGCGACGTGTGCCACGGCATGCGCTACAACCGCGAAACGCTCGAGGTGCAATACAAGGGCCAGAACATCGCGCAAATCCTGAACATGACGGTGGAAGCCGCGCACCAGTTCTTCAGCGCCGTGCCCAACATTGCGCGCAAGCTGCAAACCCTGCTCGATGTGGGCCTGACCTACATCCGCTTGGGGCAAAGCGCCACCACCTTGTCGGGGGGCGAGGCGCAACGCGTCAAGCTCGCGCTCGAATTGTCCAAACGCGACACGGGCCGCACGCTCTACATCCTGGACGAACCCACCACCGGGCTGCACTTTGCCGACATCGACCTGCTGCTCAAAGTCTTGCACCAGCTGCGCGACGCGGGCAACACCATCGTCATCATCGAGCACAACCTCGACGTCATCAAAACCGCCGACTGGCTCATCGACATGGGCCCCGAAGGCGGCGCGGGCGGCGGCACGGTGCTGGGCGAAGGCACCCCCGAGCAACTGGCCCAAAACAAGGCCAGTTTCACGGGCCGCTATTTGGCGCGTTTGCTGTGAGTCAGAGGCACGCGCCTCATCTTTCATCCACACACTTTTGAAATTCTGAAACCCTTATGAAAACCGTGATCCGTGCTTTTTTCAGAACCCTGCGCGTTGTACTGGGCCCCGTCATGCTGCTCAAAGAGCGCTTGACCCAACCGACCGGCGTGCAACGAGGCTCCGCCGAACAAGCCGCTGTCGATCAGCAATGCCAAAGCCTGGCGCTGTACCAATTCAGCACCTGCCCGTTTTGCATCAAGGTTCGGCAAGAAATGCGCCGCCTGTCCTTGCCCATCGAAAAACGCGATGCACAGCACAACCCTGCCCACCGCGATGCGTTGATGCAAGGCAGTGGCGCCACCCAAGTGCCGTGCCTGCAGATCACCGAGGCCAACGGCCAAACCCGCTGGCTCAAAGACTCGGGAGCGATCATGGCTTATTTGCGCGAACGATTTGCGGCAACTGGCATTTGAGGGCTTTATCCCTCACACGGCATGGAAACCGAACTCAAACTCAGCCTGTGCACAACAGCGCTGCCGCGCCTGCTGACGCATCCTCTGCTGGCCGGCGCGAACAGCAAGCAACGTCTGCTGAACACCTATTTCGACACGCCCGAGTTGGCCCTGCAAGAGCGCCGCATGGCCGTGCGCGAGCGGCTGGCCGGCGATCAGTGGCTGCTCACGGTCAAGACGGCGGGGCGAAGCGACAAGGGCCTGTCGCGCAGGCAAGAGTGGGAGGGCCCAAGCACCGCTGGCGCTTTGCAGTTCGACACGCTGGTGGATGACGCCGCCCTGGCCACCGAACTGATGGCGATGCGGCCGCGTTTGAAGGCGCTTTTTTGCACCGATTTTGAACGCCAGCGCTGGGTGCTCATGCACGCAGACGCACAAATCGAAGTGGCGTTAGACCAAGGCCGCATCCATGTGCCCGGCACCGACTTGAGCGAGCCGCTGCTGGAGCTGGAACTTGAATTGCTGAGTGGCCCCGAAGCCGCCTTGCTCGCACTGGCCGAGGTGCTGCGTCAAACCCCGCAAGGTGAGTTGACGCTCACGCCCAGCGACACCAGCAAGGCGCAGCGGGGTATGGCGCTTTGGCAGCGCTCTCATTGACCCGACAAGCAGACCTCGGCGGGGTTTTGCAGACTCACGCCGCCTGAACCACCGTGAGCAAGGTCTGGCCGTTCGCGACCAGCTTCTCACCCTCTGCGTCCACCGCAAACAAATCACAGCTGGTAAAAACCTGCGCCTTCCCCGGCTTGACCACCCGTGCACGGGCAATGAATTTTTGCCCTACCGCTGGCCGCAAGCAGTTGACCGAAAAGTTCGCGGCCAGCAAATTCGGCCCGGCCACGGTGCCGGCGGCGAAACCACATGCGGTATCGATCAAGGCGCCAATCAGGCCCGCATGCAAGAAGCCCGAATACTGGCCGACTTCTGGCCGCCAAGGCATTTGGATTTCCACAAACCCGGGTTCAGCCACCGTCACTTCGATGCCGCACCAGCGGTTGAATTCGGCCATGGCATTGATCTTTTTCAACGTGTCGAGGGGGCTCATTTCGCTTTCCTTTGCTTGTTTTCAAACCAGCCGATGTGGTCGATCAGCTTCCTGCGCAGTGCTTGGTGTTCGGCGATGACTTGGTCGATGTCGGCCACACGCTGGCGGATCGCCTCGATCATGTCCTGGGGCCTCAATTGGCCCGATTGGAATTTGGGCACGTACTCGGCGATGAAGGGCAGCGAGAAGCCCATCTCCCGCGACATGGCGATGAAGACCACAAGCCTCAAGGTTTTCTCGTCGTAATCGCGGTAACCGTTGGGCAATCGCTGGCTCGCGATCAAGCCTGCCGCTTCGTATCGCCGCAAGCGGTGCACCGACACCTGGGTCTTGGCTGAAAGTTCTGAAATGCGCATGAATCCAGTCTAGCAACGCTCGCGCAATGCGAAGGTTCATCTCTTTGACGCATGGGCGACAAGCCAGGCGAGCGTCTGCGCCGCAGGTGATACCCCGCTGCGCCTTGCTGGTGTACAAAACATCCTTCTTCAGGAGCACCCGATGACCTCTCACCCCGCTTTGCCCCACGCCCATCCTGCTGACGTGGGCCTGTGCCCCGAGCGCACGCAACGCCTGATGGACGTGATGCGCCGCGAAGTGGACAGCGGCCGGCTGCCCGGCGCGGTGGCCATGGTGGCCCGGCGCGGGCAAATCGCCCTGCTCGAGGCCGTGGGCCAGCAAGACCCGGCCACGGGAAAAGCCATGCAGACCGACAGCATCTTCCGCATCTATTCCATGACCAAGCCGGTCGTGTCGGTGGCGGTGATGATGCTGATCGAGCGCGGACAGTTGCTGCTCTCCGATCCGGTCGGCCGCTGGTTGCCGGAATATGCCCACCAGCAAGTGGCCACCGCCCATGGTCTGGAGCCGGTGCGCAACCCGGCCACCGTGCAAGACTTGCTGCGCCACACGGCCGGCTTGACCTATGAATTTCTGGGCGACTCTGCGGTGCAGCGCCAGTACGCCCAAGCCAACATCGCTTCACGCGAACGGACCAACGCCGAGTTCTCGCAAACGCTGGCGGCCATGCCCTTGCAGTTTCAGCCCGGCAGTGTGTGGGCCTACAGCCGCGCCACCGATGTGCTGGGGCGCTTGGTCGAGGTGGTCATTGGTCAGAGCCTGGGCGCGTTTTTGCAAACCGAGATTTTTGGCCCATTGGGCATGGTGGACACCGGATTTTCCGTGCCCCCCGCGCAGCAGCACCGCATCGCCGAGCCCTTTGCGCACGACCCCGATGGCGGCGTGCCGATGAAGGTGCTCGAACCCCGACAAGTGCCTGCCATGGAAGGCGGTGGCAGCGGCCTCATGTCCACCACCCTGGACTACACCCGCTTTTTGCAGTGCCTGCGCAACCGCGGCGAGCTGAACGGCGTGCGCCTGCTGGGACCCCATACCGTGGACTACATGACCGCCGACCACCTGGGCAGTATCCCAGCCGATGGCACCCTGCTGCCCCCGGGCCACGGCTTTGGTCTCGGGTTTGCGGTGCGCACCCATCTGGGACAGGCGCCCGTGCCCGGTTCGGTGGGGCTGTATTACTGGGGCGGGATCGCGGGGACCACGTTTTTTGTGGACCCGGCGCTCGACATGGTGGCCATGCTGATGGTCCAGGCACCCAACCAAAAAGACTACTACCGTCCCTTGTTCCGCGACCTGGTGTACGCGGCGCTGCTGTAAATAACTCAAAACACTGGAGACTTCTCACATGTCCACTTCCGGCCTCATGATGAACCGCCCCCTGCTCATTTCGGGCATCCTCGAACACGGCGCGGCCCAATTCGGTGACCAGGAAATCGTCTCGCGCGAAACGCATGGCCCACTGCACCGCACCACCTATGCGCAGGCCGCCCAACGCGCCCGCCAACTGGCCAACGCCTTGGCCCAGATGGGCCTCAAGCACGGCAGCGCGGTCGGCTCAATCGCCTGGAACAACCACCGCCACCTGGAAGCGTATTACGCCGTCTCGGGCAGCGGCATGGTCATGCACACCTGCAACCCGCGCCTGCACCCGCAGCAGCTGATCTATGTGATCAACCACGCTGAAGACGAGGTGATCTTGTTTGACGCCACCTTTGCCCCCTTGGTCAAAGGCATCGCCGCACATTGCCCCAAAGTCCGCGCCTGGGTTTGCCTGGCTGATGCGGCCAACACCCCCACCATCGAGGGCGTGGCCAACGTGATGAACTACGAGGGCCTGATCACCGGCCACAGCGACACCTTCCACTGGCCTGAATTGGACGACCAAACAGGCGCAGCGCTTTGCTACACCTCGGGCACCACCGGCAACCCCAAGGGTGTGCTGTACACCCACCGCGCCATCGTGCTGGACGCCACCACCGCCTGCTTGCCCGATGTGCTGGGTTTTTCCACGCAAGAAACTGTTTTGCCGGTGGTGCCCATGTTCCACATCAACGCCTGGTGCATCCCCTACGCTGCGCTGGTGGCGGGCACCAAGCTGGTCTTGCCCGGCCCCAAACTCGACGGCCCGAGCCTGTTTGAGCTGATGGAGGCCGAGCAGGTCACCATCAGCGCGGGCGTGCCCACCATCTGGATGGGCCTGATCCAGCACGTCGAACACAACAACTTGCGCTTTGCCCACATGAAACGCACCTGCGTGGGTGGCTCGGCCATGCCCATGGCGCTGATCGCCAAGTTCATGGACACCTATGGCGTGGAAGTGCGCCACGGCTGGGGCATGACCGAGACCACCGCTGTGGCCACCATGAGCAACTTGAGCCGCGCCGACCGCCTCAAGCCCGCCGCCGAGCAGCACGCCATCGTGGCCAAGCAAGGCAAAACCGTCTCGGGCATTGAGATCAAAGTGGTCGATGAAAACGGCGCCACCTTGCCGCGCGACGGCACCTCACAAGGCGAGCTGATGGTGCGCGGCCAGTGGATCGTGGAGCGCTACTTCAAGGCCGAGAAAACTGCACTGGTGGACGGCTGGTTCCCCACGGGCGACATCGCCACCATCGACGCGCACGGCACCATGCAAATCCGCGACCGTACCAAGGACGTGATCAAGACCGGTGGCGAATGGATCAGCTCCATCGACCTGGAAAACGCCGCCATCGGTCACCCCGCCGTGGCCATGGCCGCCGTGATTGGCGTCAAGCACCCCAAGTGGGACGAGCGCCCGCTGCTGTTCATCGTGCGCAAGCCGGGCCAAGCCCTAGAAAAGCAAGAGATCCTCGACTTCCTGGCCACCCAGGTGGCCAAGTGGTGGGTGCCCGACGATGTGGTGTTCCTCGAATCCCTGCCCGTGGGCGGCACTGGCAAGGTGCAAAAGAACGAACTGCGCAAGGACTACGGCGGCGTGTTCAGCTGAAGTTGCCGTTTGGATGGCCACCTCGCAAGCTCCTCGCAATGACAGGCGGTCTGTCATGGCGAGCCAAGCGTGGCCATCCAGTGAACGGTCAAACCTTGGCGCTGGGCCGCTCGTTCATGCGGTCGCGCCAGGCTTGCAAAGCGTGCATGCCCTCGTCGCCGGGCACAAACTTCATCAGGCCCCGCGCAAACTCCAGCGCGCAAAACGCGGTGATGTCGGCGATGGTGAAGCGCTCGCCCGCGATCCAAGGCTGCGCTTGCAGGCGCTGGTCAAAACCCCGCGCCACATCGCGCACCTTCTCGGCCTGTGAGCGGCCGAACTCGGGAAACTGCGGTTTTTCCAAGGCAGCCAGCCCCGGGTGGCCGTGACGGATCGCGTTGGCAATGCCGCCCAACAAATACAACTCCACCTGCCGGTCGGCCATCTCGATGAAGCCGCGCTCGTCGCCATCCACACCCATCAGGTTGGGCGCGGGGTAGCGGCCCTCCAGCAAAGTGCAAATCGCCCGCGTCTCGGTGATCACGCGGCCATCGTCCAGTTCCAGCGCAGGCACTTTGGCCAGCGGGCTCTTGGCCAAATACGCCGGCTGACGGTGCTCGCCGCCTTTGAGGTCCATGTTCACCATCTCGATGCCGGTGATGTTTTTCTCGACCAAAAACATCAGCACCCGGCGGGGGCTGGGCGCGCGGTGGGCGGTGTAAAGCTTCATGGTTTTTCTCCTTTTTTTGGCAGGGGCATGTTCCCAGTCTTGGGCCTGTGCCGTGCAGACTAGCACCGGCCTGATCGGGGGCGTGCCACGCAGATGACAGCTGCTGCGAGGCGCAAGAACAGACACACGGGCGACACCCAGTCACAGGCCGGACAGGACAAGGCCTGTTCAGCCTTTCCAATCCACACCAGAGCCCCTGTTCAACGATTTGAGAAAACGCGACCATGAACTTCGACATCCCACCGGACATTGCAGCCCTGCGCGAGCGCACGCGGCAGTTCATTGCCGAACAGGTGATCCCGCTGGAGGGCGACCCGCGCCACGGCCCGCATGGCCCGTCCAAATCACTGCGCGAAGAACTGGTGGCCCGTGCACGCGCTGCGGGCTTGCTCACGCCGCATGCCTCCGTCGAGATGGGTGGGCTGGGTTTGAGCCACATTGCCAAAGCGGTGGTGTTTGAAGAAGCCGGCTACTCCAACCTGGGGCCGACCGCGCTCAACATCCATGCGCCCGACGAGGGCAACATCCACCTGATGGAAGAAGTGGCCACCCCCGCACAGAAAGAGCGCTGGCTGCGCCCGCAGGTGGCCGGGCTCACCCGCTCCTGCTTTGCCATGACCGAGCCCGCACCCGGCGCAGGGGCCGACCCCTCGATGCTCACCACCACCGCCGTGCGGGATGGCGACGACTACCTGATCAGTGGCGGCAAGTGGTTCATCACCGGGGCCGAAGGGGCCGATTACGCCATCGTCATGGCGCGCATGGAAGACGGCACGGCCACCATGTTTTTGACCGACATGGACAAAGCGGGCATCACGCTCGAGCGCAGCATGGACGCCATGGACAACTGCTTCACGGGCGGTCATGGCGTGCTGTGCTTTGACAACTTGCGCGTGCCCGCCACCGACGTGCTGGGCGAAGTGGGGCAAGGCTTTCGCTACGCGCAAATCCGGTTAGCTCCGGCTCGCCTGACGCACTGCATGCGTTGGCTGGGCCAAGCCCGCCGCGCGCACGACATCGCACTCGACTACGCCAGCCGACGCCAGGCTTTTGGCAAACCCCTGGCCGAGCACGAAGGCGTGGGCTTCATGCTGGCCGACAACGACATCGACCTGCACACCGCACGCCTGCACATCTGGCACACCGCCTGGCTGCTCGACCAAGGGCAAAAAGGCGGTTTCGAATCAAGCCGGGCCAAAGTGGCCTGCTCAGAGGCCGAATGGCGCGTGGTGGACCGCTGCGTGCAAATTCTGGGCGGTCAAGGGGTGACCGCCGAGACGCCCGTGATGCGCATCTTCATGGACATGCGCGCCTTCCGAATTTATGACGGCCCCAGTGAAGTCCACCGCTGGAGCATGGCGCGCAAGCTGGTTTACAAGGCGCAGCAGGCGACATAGAGTCTTGCTGGCCGATCTCACGGTTGACCCCCATCTGTGCCAAGCCGTCCAGGCCCCCTGTTGGCGCTTGGCTGAACCCGTTGAAGGCTAGCGCGCTGGCTTCAATACCCAGCCGGTCAAGCCAAAGGCAAAAAATGGCGTTGCCCAAACAAGCGCGCTCAGATCAAAGGCACCAACGCGCCATCCATCGACAAATTGGCTCCGTTGATGTAACTCGCTTGGCTGGACGCCAAAAAGACGACCGCAGACGCAACCTCCTCTGGCCGAGCAATACGCCCCATCGGCAGCTTTTCGGTCAGTTGCAAAAGAGCAGTTTCGGTAGAAATAAGCCGGCTCTTGGCGTCTGCAGCGATGGAATTCTCCAAACGCTGCGTCAAGGTGCTACCGGGATTGACGGCATTGACCCGAACGCCTTGCCCGGCATACGCGTTCGCCAGGCCAGCGGTCGCCAACATCAAGGCGGCATTGGCGGCACCGCCCGGCAGGTGCAAAGGGCTGGCCACCTTGCCGCCGTTGCCAACGACATTCACGATGGCACCCTGACCACGCACAGCCATCTTTTTGATGACGGGGTCCATCATGTTGATGTAACTGAAGAACTTCGATTGCATGGCGTTTTGCCAGTCCTGCGGTTTGAGGTCTGCGGCTGCCGTCTTTTTGGCAGCGCCGGCCGAATTGACCAGCACATCGATCGGACCACCCAAGCCTTCTGCCTCGGCAAGGGCCGCCAGGGCAGCCTCAGCCTGTGTCAGATCTGCTGCCACCACATGAATTTTGCAGCCTGCGGGTGCTGTCAGCCCCAGCTCTTGTTGCGCCGCTGTCAACGTTTCCGAATTGCGCGCCACCAAGGTCACATGCGCGCCCTCTTGCAAAAATGCGCTGGCGCATGCCAACCCGATGCCCTTGCTGCCGCCCGTGATGAGGATGTGCTTGTTTTGAAGATGGAGGTTCATTGATGGGCTTGGTTCAAGTGATTAAAAAGGGAGGTCATCGGGATTGCGGCACGGTCATGGCGATCAGCTCCGCAACATTGGCCATTTGAGGGAATCGGCCCAGCGCCTCCAACAGTTCGTCGGCATGGCAATGCGGCGCCCCCCAAGCGGCGAGCTCGCGAAACTTGCGTGCCAGTGCCTCAGAGGTCATGGGTGCTTGCGCCCCAAGGATCTCGCGGGTGATCAAACGCCCGCTTTGCAGGTGAATCACCACCCGAGCTTCTTCAGTGCTCAGGCGTTCGTCTGCCACGATCTTGACCTTTTGACGGCAGTTGCGAACGAGCACATCATTCACAGCAGCATCGGTAAATGCTCGCACACCGGCTTGGCCCCGCGTGATGGCCATGGCCACCGCATGCTGAAGGCTGAGCTTGGATTCAAGTCCATCAGCCGGATGAAGGCGGTCTGCACGTATTTGCGACAAGGGATGAACCGTGACCGTGATGTGTTCAATTTCATCCCCGGCATGGATCGGGTCATCGGCCATGCCCAAGCAGGCGTCCAATGTGGGGTGCAGCAAAAAGCCGCACGGGTAGGGCTTGAACGTATTTTGTGTCGCTACCCAATGTTGTCCCAAGCCTTCGCAAAGACCCGCATCCAGAGGTCGTGACCCCATGACTTCGGAGAACCCGAACCGTGCCTCCAACACCCGGTCGTTGGCCGTGATGCCATGCCTTGCAAGCTGTGCCGCCACCAAGCCGTTGCGCGCCGCATGGGCAATGTTCAAGCTCTTGGCCATGGTGCCCAGACTGGCCACCAAGCCACCCGACTGTGTGGCGGCATGGCCCATTGCCCAAGCCATTTCCTGGGGACTCAGGCGCATCAGGCGTCCTACAGCAACCGCAGCACCCAAGACGCCGCAAGTGGCCGTGATGTGCCAACCCCGCTCGTAGTGACCGGGCGAAACGGCCAGACCGATTCGGCACTCCACCTCCATACCCAACAAAAACGCATGCAAGAAATCCTCGCCGCTCACGACCGTCTGACTGGCCCAGGCCACCAGGGCCGACGCCACTGTGCCCGCAGGATGAATTCCCGTCGGCCAATGCGTGTCGTCGTAGTCAAGGATGTTCGAAGCAAAAGCGTGAAGCAATGCAATGGTTGCAGGGTCAAACTTTTCAGCGCGGCCGATCAGTGGTGCATCACCGCGGCCGAAAGGCGCTAGCGCCAAGAGCAGTCTGTCCAAGGCGGGGTCACCTGCGCCACCGAGGGCACAGGCAAACCAATTCATCCATGATGAAGCAGCCGACGATCGAGTCGCCGCATCGACATCAGTCCACTTCGACTCAACCGCCCATTGAGCAAGCGCATGCGTTGGAGATGCGCCATCCAGCAGCTTCATGAAAGAGGCCGCAACACCAGAGACAGCATGCTGAGATCCATGCTCAGTTGGCCACGATGCCTGCTTTTTTCACCACCGGGCCCCAGCGGTCAAGTTCTTGCCGCACGTAGCTGGCCGCTTGCTCTGGCGTTCCGCCTAGGGCCTCTGTTCCTTGGGACGCAAAGCGCTCGAGAACGTCGCTCGACTTGAGCGCCTGGTTCACTTCGCGGTTCAAGCGGGCAATGATGTCAGGCGGTGTGCCAGCTGGCGCCATCAAGCCGTACCAAAGTGCGACATTGACCGAAGGAAAGCCCAACTCAGCAAAGGTGGGCGTGTTGGGCAACAGGGGGTTTCGTCGAGGACTGGCAGCGGCCACAGCCCGGATCTTTCCGCTCGTGATGTGTGGCAGCAGTGACGGTGCGCCATCAAACATGACTTGGACTTGTCCGCCCACCAGGTCTGCCACAGCGGGGCCGCTACCGCGGTAAGGCGCATGGATCATGTCGATCGATGTTGCCGCGGTGAACAACTCGCCCGCCATGTGCGGTGCACCACCGTTGCCCGACGAGGCGAAGGCCAACTTACCAGGCCTTTGCTTGGCCAGCGCCACAAACTCAGGCAGCGTTTGTGCTTTCAATTCAGCGTTGATGGTCATGATCAACGGCAAGCTTGCCAGCATGGTGATGGGCGCGAACGATGTGATGGGGTCGTAGGGCAACTTGGCCATCAAGTGGGGACCAATGCCATGCGTTGTGATCGAGTTTTGCAGCAAGGTGTAGCCGTCGGGCGCTGACTTGGCGACGAAATCGCTGGCCAATGAGCCGCTGGCGCCCGCCTTGTTTTCCACAACAACGGGTTGCCCCATCGAGGTGGACAACTTGGCTGCCAGCAATCTGGCGATGAAGTCTGCAGCGCCTCCTGGCGGCACTGTGACGATGAGTTTGATCGGACGGTTGGGGTATGCGCCAACGCTTTGCGCTTGGGCCCATGTGCCCGCCAAAGCGCACACCACTGCGCAGACATATTTGGTCAGTTTGGATGCCATCGAAAACCTTTGAATGGAAGATCTGAACGGAAAAAACGCGTGGAAAGCTGACTCAACAACAGTCTCCGGCACTGGCGAGGTGCTGTTTTGTTGGAGAACTGCTTGGTTCATCCTAAACGAGATCGGCAAAAAAGGCCGAACGGTTGTGACAGGCTTTCAAAGACCGCAAACGCCAATCAACCCGCTTGGGGCCTCACCCTTTGACTGAACGCGCGTCACAGCTTGGCTGCTTCGAGGGTGTCCCTTGTCTGCATGGCCACACGGCGTGCAGCCGCTGCAAAGTCTTCGCCGCTCGAGGCGTAAAGCACCGCACGCGACGAATTGACGATGATCGGGCCGGCGCTGGAGCCGTCGGCATGGGCGCGCCAGCCGGCCTTGACGGTGGTGACCGCGTCGCCGCCTTGTGCGCCCACGCCGGGGATCAAGAGGGGCAAGGTGGGAGCGAGTTCGCGCACGCGCTCGATCTCTGCCGGGTAGGTCGCACCCACCACCAGGCCGAGTTGGCCGTTCAGGTTCCAGGGGCCTTGGGCCAGTTTGGCAACGTGTTCGTACAACAAAGGCTGACCCTCGACCGAGGCCAAACGCTGGTTTTGCAGGTCATCACCGCCGGGGTTGGAGGTGCGGCACAGCAAGAAGGCGCCTTTGCCTTCGTACTTCAAATAAGGGGCCACCGAGTCCCAGCCCATGAAAGGCGAGAGGGTCACGGCGTCGGCGCCGTAGCGCTCGAAGGCTTCTTTGGCGTACTGCTCGGCAGTCGAGCCAATGTCGCCGCGCTTGGCGTCCAGGATGATGGGCACATGCGGGGCCACACGGCGCATGTGTTCCATCAGGCGTTCGAGCTGGCCTTCGGCACGGTGCGCGGCGAAATAGGCGATTTGGGGCTTGAAGCCGCTGACCAGGTCGGCCGTGGCGTCGACGATGGCGGCGCAAAAGTCGTAGATCTTGTTGGCGTCGCCCTTGTAGCGGTCCGGGAACTTGGTGGGCTCGGGGTCCAGGCCCACGCAAAGCATGGAGCCGTTTTGGCGCTCGGCGGCGCGCAGCATGTCGAGGAAGGTCATGGGGGATGATTTTAAGCGGCGCCCCACACGCGGCGCTTCACTGCGAAGCCAGCAGGTCCGTGGGCAAATTGAGGATGAAGTCGTTCAGGCTTTTGGCATCACGCCCGGGGCGCATGTGGTCGCGCATCGAGAAAACAGCCGCATCGGCATCGCGCACGCGCAGGGCCTGAACAATCTGTTCGTGCTGCTCAAAAGAGGTCTGCAAACGGCCCAGGGCACCAAAGGCGTGGCGGCGGTAAACGCCTGTGCGAAAACGGAT from the Limnohabitans sp. 2KL-27 genome contains:
- a CDS encoding long-chain-fatty-acid--CoA ligase; translation: MSTSGLMMNRPLLISGILEHGAAQFGDQEIVSRETHGPLHRTTYAQAAQRARQLANALAQMGLKHGSAVGSIAWNNHRHLEAYYAVSGSGMVMHTCNPRLHPQQLIYVINHAEDEVILFDATFAPLVKGIAAHCPKVRAWVCLADAANTPTIEGVANVMNYEGLITGHSDTFHWPELDDQTGAALCYTSGTTGNPKGVLYTHRAIVLDATTACLPDVLGFSTQETVLPVVPMFHINAWCIPYAALVAGTKLVLPGPKLDGPSLFELMEAEQVTISAGVPTIWMGLIQHVEHNNLRFAHMKRTCVGGSAMPMALIAKFMDTYGVEVRHGWGMTETTAVATMSNLSRADRLKPAAEQHAIVAKQGKTVSGIEIKVVDENGATLPRDGTSQGELMVRGQWIVERYFKAEKTALVDGWFPTGDIATIDAHGTMQIRDRTKDVIKTGGEWISSIDLENAAIGHPAVAMAAVIGVKHPKWDERPLLFIVRKPGQALEKQEILDFLATQVAKWWVPDDVVFLESLPVGGTGKVQKNELRKDYGGVFS
- a CDS encoding glutathione S-transferase family protein; the encoded protein is MKLYTAHRAPSPRRVLMFLVEKNITGIEMVNMDLKGGEHRQPAYLAKSPLAKVPALELDDGRVITETRAICTLLEGRYPAPNLMGVDGDERGFIEMADRQVELYLLGGIANAIRHGHPGLAALEKPQFPEFGRSQAEKVRDVARGFDQRLQAQPWIAGERFTIADITAFCALEFARGLMKFVPGDEGMHALQAWRDRMNERPSAKV
- a CDS encoding MmgE/PrpD family protein, with the translated sequence MKLLDGASPTHALAQWAVESKWTDVDAATRSSAASSWMNWFACALGGAGDPALDRLLLALAPFGRGDAPLIGRAEKFDPATIALLHAFASNILDYDDTHWPTGIHPAGTVASALVAWASQTVVSGEDFLHAFLLGMEVECRIGLAVSPGHYERGWHITATCGVLGAAVAVGRLMRLSPQEMAWAMGHAATQSGGLVASLGTMAKSLNIAHAARNGLVAAQLARHGITANDRVLEARFGFSEVMGSRPLDAGLCEGLGQHWVATQNTFKPYPCGFLLHPTLDACLGMADDPIHAGDEIEHITVTVHPLSQIRADRLHPADGLESKLSLQHAVAMAITRGQAGVRAFTDAAVNDVLVRNCRQKVKIVADERLSTEEARVVIHLQSGRLITREILGAQAPMTSEALARKFRELAAWGAPHCHADELLEALGRFPQMANVAELIAMTVPQSR
- a CDS encoding acyl-CoA dehydrogenase family protein → MNFDIPPDIAALRERTRQFIAEQVIPLEGDPRHGPHGPSKSLREELVARARAAGLLTPHASVEMGGLGLSHIAKAVVFEEAGYSNLGPTALNIHAPDEGNIHLMEEVATPAQKERWLRPQVAGLTRSCFAMTEPAPGAGADPSMLTTTAVRDGDDYLISGGKWFITGAEGADYAIVMARMEDGTATMFLTDMDKAGITLERSMDAMDNCFTGGHGVLCFDNLRVPATDVLGEVGQGFRYAQIRLAPARLTHCMRWLGQARRAHDIALDYASRRQAFGKPLAEHEGVGFMLADNDIDLHTARLHIWHTAWLLDQGQKGGFESSRAKVACSEAEWRVVDRCVQILGGQGVTAETPVMRIFMDMRAFRIYDGPSEVHRWSMARKLVYKAQQAT
- a CDS encoding tripartite tricarboxylate transporter substrate binding protein; its protein translation is MASKLTKYVCAVVCALAGTWAQAQSVGAYPNRPIKLIVTVPPGGAADFIARLLAAKLSTSMGQPVVVENKAGASGSLASDFVAKSAPDGYTLLQNSITTHGIGPHLMAKLPYDPITSFAPITMLASLPLIMTINAELKAQTLPEFVALAKQRPGKLAFASSGNGGAPHMAGELFTAATSIDMIHAPYRGSGPAVADLVGGQVQVMFDGAPSLLPHITSGKIRAVAAASPRRNPLLPNTPTFAELGFPSVNVALWYGLMAPAGTPPDIIARLNREVNQALKSSDVLERFASQGTEALGGTPEQAASYVRQELDRWGPVVKKAGIVAN
- a CDS encoding SDR family oxidoreductase, which gives rise to MNLHLQNKHILITGGSKGIGLACASAFLQEGAHVTLVARNSETLTAAQQELGLTAPAGCKIHVVAADLTQAEAALAALAEAEGLGGPIDVLVNSAGAAKKTAAADLKPQDWQNAMQSKFFSYINMMDPVIKKMAVRGQGAIVNVVGNGGKVASPLHLPGGAANAALMLATAGLANAYAGQGVRVNAVNPGSTLTQRLENSIAADAKSRLISTETALLQLTEKLPMGRIARPEEVASAVVFLASSQASYINGANLSMDGALVPLI